In the genome of Nitrospira japonica, one region contains:
- a CDS encoding helix-turn-helix transcriptional regulator gives MSPQHTAQPLPEVFAHFDRLPNSAHVRQPIVELLFACSSSTIWRRVRDGHIPRPHKLSARVTAWRVGDLRQILK, from the coding sequence ATGTCACCACAGCACACCGCCCAACCGCTTCCCGAAGTTTTCGCACACTTCGATCGATTGCCGAATAGCGCCCACGTACGCCAGCCCATCGTTGAACTTCTCTTTGCGTGCTCAAGCTCAACCATTTGGCGTCGTGTGCGGGACGGACATATTCCACGTCCGCACAAGCTCTCCGCTCGAGTGACCGCCTGGAGAGTCGGAGACCTACGACAGATTTTGAAGTGA